A genome region from candidate division KSB1 bacterium includes the following:
- a CDS encoding sulfatase-like hydrolase/transferase yields MRRREFLRTAAATAASLPVLIKTINAAPSSGFKNIIVIVGDDHASKALGVNGNSMIQTPHMDRMASQGVHFTHAYCNAPICSASRQSLLTGKYPHATGVNLLFTPFPDKNNVTIAEHLQEHGYHTGRIGKTHFNNWIYAGFYKEDAGYPNHGFDHAVTRQDHIEYLKKNPPQPAPDNIPTYQSEAPHETPASRWNAGYLPDHHYYEDAEGTFFTNKAIEFMRGHKDTDAPFFLWLAYHEPHMPFSFPIEYRNRYNPDDIPLPQGSPEDNRWIPELFADLSDQEKKRIIASYYTSVEYMDHNIGRVVEAVRELGLDENTVVVYASDNGYLLADHKRFEKHTMWEESVRVPFIVQGKGFQSGANDCLVEFIDMAPTLCELVGVTPHPDFQGKSLKSVLYGKTDEHRDYVFTTYLEDNKAMVASKTWKYIFTTGKRDLSLGYETGNGPPGVDERLYHLKKDPDETHNVAAEPENQKIVKTLRQVMLERFMQTHPDAGDVPENLNTLGRLIWFCEPRDVGDEPGLPLERIFRDE; encoded by the coding sequence ATGAGACGGAGAGAGTTTTTACGAACGGCGGCTGCAACCGCTGCGAGCCTGCCGGTACTGATCAAAACTATCAACGCAGCGCCATCCTCCGGATTTAAAAATATCATTGTCATTGTCGGCGATGATCATGCTTCAAAGGCATTGGGTGTTAACGGCAATTCAATGATTCAAACGCCCCATATGGACCGCATGGCGTCACAGGGTGTGCATTTTACACATGCCTACTGCAATGCGCCGATCTGCAGCGCGTCGCGGCAGTCGCTGCTGACGGGCAAATACCCGCACGCCACCGGCGTGAATCTGCTGTTCACACCGTTTCCGGACAAGAACAATGTGACCATCGCTGAGCATTTGCAGGAGCACGGATATCACACGGGACGAATCGGTAAAACGCATTTTAACAACTGGATTTACGCCGGGTTTTACAAAGAGGATGCCGGATACCCGAATCATGGGTTTGACCATGCCGTCACCCGCCAGGATCACATTGAATATCTGAAAAAGAATCCGCCGCAACCGGCGCCGGACAACATCCCGACCTATCAGAGCGAGGCCCCGCATGAGACGCCGGCATCCAGATGGAATGCCGGGTATCTGCCGGATCATCACTATTATGAGGATGCGGAAGGGACATTTTTCACAAACAAAGCGATCGAATTCATGCGCGGTCACAAAGATACGGATGCGCCGTTTTTCCTCTGGCTGGCCTATCATGAACCGCATATGCCGTTCAGTTTTCCGATCGAATACAGAAACCGGTACAATCCCGATGACATCCCGCTGCCGCAGGGCAGTCCTGAGGACAACCGCTGGATACCGGAACTGTTTGCGGATCTTTCCGATCAGGAGAAAAAGCGTATCATTGCATCCTATTACACATCTGTTGAATATATGGATCACAATATAGGCCGGGTTGTGGAGGCTGTGCGTGAATTGGGACTGGATGAAAACACCGTGGTGGTTTATGCCAGTGATAACGGGTATTTGCTGGCAGATCACAAGCGGTTTGAAAAACACACCATGTGGGAGGAATCGGTCCGGGTGCCGTTTATCGTTCAGGGAAAGGGATTTCAGTCCGGCGCCAATGACTGTCTGGTCGAGTTTATCGATATGGCGCCTACCCTGTGCGAACTGGTGGGAGTGACGCCGCACCCGGATTTTCAGGGCAAGAGTTTAAAGTCTGTGTTGTATGGCAAAACCGATGAACATCGGGACTATGTGTTTACAACCTATCTCGAGGACAACAAGGCCATGGTGGCCTCAAAAACCTGGAAATATATATTTACGACCGGAAAACGCGATCTGTCTCTGGGGTATGAAACCGGGAATGGACCGCCCGGGGTGGATGAGCGCTTGTATCATCTAAAAAAAGATCCGGACGAAACGCATAATGTGGCTGCTGAACCGGAGAATCAAAAGATAGTGAAAACACTGCGGCAGGTGATGCTGGAGCGTTTTATGCAGACGCATCCGGATGCCGGGGATGTGCCGGAGAATTTAAATACACTCGGACGACTAATCTGGTTCTGCGAACCCCGGGATGTCGGGGATGAACCGGGCCTGCCATTGGAAAGGATATTCAGGGATGAATAG
- a CDS encoding ASKHA domain-containing protein — translation MPIIYLKPLNQSIEVSKGTPLIDVLNEFAVAFPCGGRGTCGGCKVRILDGSIPVDPGHQKRLDELGLSNDWRLACLSRVEADVTLLVDQWRHLILADQSDFEFEPRPGTGIAVDVGTTTLVAQLIDLQTAEIKAAATDVNPQSRFGADIMSRVEYAVRQDSALLTRLIRAKVYDLILRLLEQKYTADRIVLVGNTVMHHLFCGYDLSPLSMYPFESPHSGQVNLTPEDLDWQLEGDPTIAFMACIGGFVGSDILAGILASGMHKSNAISCLIDLGTNGEIAVGNRKKILCASTAAGPAFEGINISCGMQAATGALASLQFKDEQLTYHVIGDTDSLRGICGSGLLDAVSGLLESGQLDEWGQLTNGQDRVEVIPGLSLTQNDIRQVQLAKGAVAAGLQILSGKRCGSLDAVDQFYIAGAFGNYLNLNSARRIGLVDAEPDRVRTLGNSALLGAKIMLYMEEAQIQSILHAIQHLSLETDADFQETFAMKMLF, via the coding sequence ATGCCGATCATTTATCTGAAACCGCTGAATCAAAGCATTGAGGTGTCAAAAGGCACGCCGCTGATTGATGTGCTGAATGAATTCGCTGTGGCGTTTCCCTGCGGCGGACGCGGAACCTGCGGCGGCTGTAAAGTCAGGATTCTGGACGGGAGTATTCCGGTTGACCCCGGGCATCAAAAGCGGCTGGATGAACTCGGATTATCCAATGACTGGCGCCTGGCCTGCCTGTCCAGAGTGGAAGCGGATGTCACGCTGCTGGTGGACCAGTGGCGGCATTTGATTCTGGCCGATCAGAGTGATTTTGAATTTGAGCCCCGCCCCGGAACCGGGATCGCCGTGGATGTGGGAACGACGACGCTTGTGGCGCAGCTCATTGATTTGCAGACCGCTGAAATCAAGGCGGCTGCGACCGACGTGAATCCCCAGTCGCGGTTTGGCGCTGATATTATGTCGCGGGTCGAGTATGCGGTACGGCAGGATTCAGCCCTATTAACCCGATTGATCCGCGCCAAAGTCTATGACCTGATCCTGCGGCTGCTTGAACAAAAGTATACTGCGGACCGGATCGTGCTGGTTGGGAATACGGTCATGCATCATTTGTTCTGCGGGTATGATTTGTCGCCGCTGTCCATGTATCCGTTTGAATCGCCGCATTCCGGGCAGGTGAATCTGACGCCGGAGGATCTGGACTGGCAGCTTGAGGGTGACCCGACCATTGCATTTATGGCGTGTATCGGCGGCTTTGTGGGCAGCGATATTCTGGCCGGGATTCTGGCCTCCGGCATGCACAAATCGAATGCTATAAGCTGCCTGATCGATCTGGGAACCAACGGTGAAATTGCCGTGGGAAACCGCAAGAAAATACTCTGCGCTTCGACGGCAGCCGGACCGGCGTTTGAAGGTATTAATATTTCCTGCGGCATGCAAGCTGCTACGGGAGCTCTGGCCTCGTTACAGTTCAAGGATGAGCAGCTAACGTATCACGTTATCGGCGACACGGATTCGCTTCGCGGGATCTGCGGCAGCGGGCTGCTGGATGCCGTGTCCGGGCTGCTGGAGTCCGGACAACTGGATGAGTGGGGGCAGTTGACGAACGGTCAGGATCGGGTGGAGGTGATCCCCGGACTGAGTCTGACCCAGAATGACATCCGGCAGGTTCAGCTGGCCAAGGGCGCTGTTGCTGCCGGGCTGCAGATTCTGAGCGGCAAACGCTGTGGATCACTGGATGCTGTGGATCAGTTTTACATAGCCGGCGCGTTTGGGAATTATTTGAATTTGAACAGTGCCCGAAGAATCGGGCTTGTTGATGCCGAACCCGACCGGGTGCGGACACTGGGGAACAGCGCCCTGCTCGGCGCCAAAATCATGCTGTATATGGAAGAGGCACAGATTCAAAGCATCCTCCATGCTATTCAGCATCTGTCGCTGGAAACGGATGCTGATTTTCAGGAAACCTTTGCCATGAAGATGCTGTTTTAG
- a CDS encoding homocysteine S-methyltransferase family protein encodes MMQSLSEKIRKGAVMLSDGAWGTNLQSKGLKAGTCPELWNAEYPELVQSVAKEFITAGAQLVKTNSFGGSRYKLEGFGLEHRVSELNEKAAQCSRRAAGSDVYVLGSMGPTGRMLITGEVTADDLYKAFSEQAKALEHGGADVILVETLSDLQEAKIAVAAARDATDCEIACTMTFEQTVDDEYKTMMGVSPTEMVADLREQGVHFLGSNCGNGIEQMIPIVKEIRAAEISLPVIIHANAGMPQLKNGKTVFPESPEEMAAFVPELIEAGANIIGGCCGTTPEHIRKMRENL; translated from the coding sequence ATGATGCAATCATTATCAGAGAAAATACGCAAAGGTGCGGTCATGTTATCGGACGGCGCCTGGGGAACCAACCTGCAGAGCAAAGGATTGAAAGCCGGGACATGTCCCGAGCTCTGGAACGCGGAGTATCCCGAGCTCGTACAGTCGGTCGCAAAAGAATTTATCACTGCCGGAGCCCAGCTGGTGAAAACCAACAGTTTCGGCGGCAGCCGATACAAATTAGAGGGATTCGGGCTTGAACATCGCGTGTCCGAGCTGAATGAAAAAGCAGCGCAGTGTTCGCGCCGGGCGGCCGGGTCGGATGTCTACGTGCTGGGGTCCATGGGGCCGACCGGCCGCATGCTGATCACCGGTGAAGTGACGGCGGATGATTTATACAAGGCGTTTTCCGAACAGGCCAAAGCACTGGAACACGGCGGGGCGGATGTGATTCTGGTCGAGACCCTGTCGGATCTTCAGGAAGCAAAAATTGCCGTGGCAGCTGCCCGGGATGCTACCGATTGTGAAATCGCCTGCACCATGACGTTTGAACAAACGGTTGATGACGAATACAAAACCATGATGGGTGTGTCTCCGACAGAAATGGTTGCCGATCTGCGTGAACAGGGGGTGCATTTTCTCGGCTCTAATTGCGGCAACGGCATTGAACAGATGATCCCGATTGTCAAAGAAATACGGGCTGCTGAAATTTCTTTGCCGGTGATCATTCACGCCAATGCGGGCATGCCTCAACTGAAAAACGGCAAGACAGTGTTTCCGGAAAGTCCGGAAGAGATGGCGGCTTTTGTTCCCGAATTGATCGAGGCCGGGGCCAATATCATCGGCGGCTGCTGCGGGACCACGCCGGAGCATATTCGTAAAATGAGGGAAAACCTGTAA
- a CDS encoding CobW family GTP-binding protein: MDQRNRKHMIPLYIVTGFLGSGKTTLLKRILNEHAERMKIGVIQNEFAPGNSDGVDLKQTGKPFEILEINNGSVFCVRLLGDFITSLQKFVEQQNPDCVIVEASGLADPISIGELLHAPQLERLHLAHLWSIVDASSFMTMQPRMTRITHQVRVADTVIINKIDLIDNTKAVEQRVKELNPYARVPLSSFCDIPAEPLLQPETAGSVVSDHAGEWRNIKPGGRPAVNSAVLRISRSVTPERLERFLTVYTPKTLRMKGYVVCTDGSVRAVQCASGLCNQTVINGYSGVTELIAMGKGIDPEKMRVELTGK, encoded by the coding sequence ATGGATCAAAGAAATCGAAAACATATGATTCCGCTGTATATTGTCACCGGATTTCTGGGCAGCGGTAAAACCACGTTGCTCAAGCGCATCCTGAACGAGCATGCGGAGCGGATGAAAATAGGCGTTATTCAGAATGAGTTTGCTCCGGGCAATAGTGACGGCGTTGATCTCAAACAGACCGGCAAACCGTTCGAGATCCTGGAGATCAACAACGGATCGGTGTTCTGCGTGCGTCTGCTCGGTGATTTTATCACCTCTTTGCAAAAATTTGTTGAACAGCAGAATCCGGATTGTGTGATTGTAGAAGCGTCGGGACTGGCTGATCCCATTTCCATTGGTGAACTGCTGCATGCGCCGCAGCTTGAGCGTCTGCATCTGGCTCATCTATGGTCGATTGTGGATGCGTCCAGCTTTATGACGATGCAGCCGAGAATGACCCGTATCACGCATCAGGTCCGCGTGGCGGATACGGTGATCATCAACAAAATCGATTTAATTGATAATACAAAAGCCGTAGAGCAGCGGGTGAAGGAACTGAATCCCTATGCGCGTGTGCCGTTATCCTCTTTTTGTGATATCCCTGCAGAGCCGCTGCTGCAGCCTGAAACTGCAGGGAGCGTAGTGTCGGATCATGCGGGGGAATGGCGGAATATCAAGCCCGGCGGCCGGCCGGCTGTCAACTCTGCGGTGCTGCGCATCAGCCGGTCTGTGACGCCTGAACGCCTGGAGCGCTTTCTAACTGTTTATACTCCGAAAACCCTGCGTATGAAGGGCTATGTGGTGTGCACGGACGGGAGCGTCCGGGCGGTTCAATGTGCATCAGGACTCTGCAATCAGACCGTGATCAACGGATACAGCGGCGTCACGGAATTGATCGCCATGGGAAAGGGAATTGATCCGGAAAAAATGAGAGTTGAACTAACAGGGAAATAA
- a CDS encoding uroporphyrinogen decarboxylase family protein, translated as MMTGKQLVEHAFRLEPVERIPWVPFVGVHGGTLIGTDAQQYLKSADLIVDGVSAAVEAYEPDGIPVIFDLQIEAEALGCELQWSADNPPSVVTHPLMDKKLHELEDYNETLDRLPLAAEATRRLREKYPNLALYGLITGPFTLALHLLGTDIFTQMMMQPDTIHDLLDFTRDIAVKTADIYRNAGADIIAVVDPMTSQIDPVSFEQFVTPPATQLFDHIHKQGALSSFFVCGHAQQNIEAMCKCRPDNISIDENIPLDYVREIALAHKISFGGNMRLTIVLLMGSEEDAQREAMDCIEAAGETGFILAPGCDLPMDTPPENLKAVTQLVRDPYRQDVVRALEVKQDADDLLNLQDYGNRDKVIVDIITLDSESCAPCMYMVEAVKQVAPQFKGIVEWREHSVKDVKAVTFMSSLYVKNIPTICIDGQIKFVSQIPPRNKLIEAIQERINEKLQYKVRVKKGELILLGNDPAECDELKSALERAQYELGTDLSVRCVTDANDIAAYGVTQTPALVTVNTIVKSQGYHPSVDVIKEWIKEIENI; from the coding sequence ATGATGACAGGAAAACAGCTTGTTGAGCACGCGTTTCGGCTTGAACCTGTGGAGCGGATTCCCTGGGTGCCGTTTGTGGGGGTGCACGGCGGCACACTCATCGGCACCGATGCGCAACAGTATCTGAAATCAGCGGATCTGATCGTGGACGGCGTTTCCGCTGCCGTCGAAGCTTATGAACCGGACGGCATTCCGGTGATATTTGATCTACAGATTGAGGCAGAGGCATTGGGCTGCGAACTGCAGTGGTCGGCGGATAACCCGCCCTCGGTGGTGACGCATCCGCTCATGGATAAAAAATTACATGAACTGGAAGACTATAACGAGACGCTGGATCGGCTGCCTCTGGCGGCAGAGGCGACCCGGAGACTGCGGGAAAAATATCCGAACCTTGCGTTGTACGGACTGATTACCGGACCGTTCACCCTGGCTCTGCATCTGTTGGGCACAGACATCTTTACGCAAATGATGATGCAACCCGATACGATTCACGACCTGCTGGATTTTACGCGTGATATCGCTGTGAAAACCGCCGATATTTACCGAAACGCGGGAGCCGATATCATTGCGGTGGTGGATCCGATGACCAGCCAGATTGATCCGGTTTCATTTGAACAGTTTGTTACGCCTCCGGCGACACAGCTTTTTGATCATATTCACAAACAGGGCGCATTGAGTTCATTTTTCGTCTGCGGTCATGCGCAGCAGAATATTGAAGCCATGTGCAAATGCCGGCCGGATAATATATCCATCGATGAGAATATACCGCTCGACTATGTGCGTGAGATTGCGTTAGCGCACAAGATCAGTTTCGGTGGTAATATGCGTCTGACCATTGTGCTGCTGATGGGATCGGAAGAAGATGCGCAGCGCGAGGCCATGGACTGTATCGAAGCGGCGGGAGAGACCGGATTTATCCTGGCGCCGGGCTGTGACCTGCCTATGGACACACCGCCGGAGAATCTCAAGGCTGTTACGCAGTTGGTGCGCGATCCGTATCGGCAGGATGTGGTGCGGGCGCTGGAGGTCAAACAGGATGCGGATGACCTGCTGAATTTACAGGACTATGGCAACCGGGACAAGGTGATTGTGGATATCATTACCCTGGATTCGGAATCCTGCGCGCCCTGTATGTATATGGTGGAGGCGGTCAAGCAGGTGGCGCCGCAGTTCAAGGGTATTGTCGAGTGGCGCGAACATTCGGTCAAAGACGTCAAGGCGGTCACCTTTATGTCGTCTTTGTATGTAAAAAACATCCCGACCATCTGTATTGACGGTCAAATCAAGTTTGTCTCCCAGATTCCGCCGCGAAATAAATTGATCGAGGCAATCCAGGAGCGCATTAATGAAAAACTGCAGTACAAGGTCAGGGTCAAAAAAGGTGAGCTGATTCTACTGGGCAACGACCCGGCTGAATGCGATGAACTGAAATCAGCGCTGGAACGCGCCCAGTATGAGCTCGGCACCGATCTGTCGGTGCGATGCGTGACCGATGCGAACGACATTGCCGCTTACGGTGTCACACAAACCCCGGCTCTGGTGACCGTGAACACGATAGTAAAATCACAGGGTTATCACCCTTCTGTGGATGTGATCAAGGAATGGATCAAAGAAATCGAAAACATATGA
- a CDS encoding Gfo/Idh/MocA family oxidoreductase: MNFTKKSRRQFLKTAGTAAAAVSIVPRHVLGGSGYTAPSDRLNIVMIGVGGQGMQNTKNLLQHDDVRITAIADTVDWADYSSTYHKEPGGRKPAFERITRHYAAQSATKHEPECRVYVDFRRMLDQEKDYDAVVISTPDHTHAVAAMAAIERRKHIYLEKPLAHTISEVRTLTQAARQAGIVTQLGHQGHGDEGIRLTREWIQDGAIGNVTEVHAWTRIRIRPAAVGLRTNRRYRRVWTGICGSVLRRFVIIIRNIYPAAGAITGILVPPRLVILVFIIDMDPAFYALDLGYPEWVEARSAWGDREKRPFTSIVHYQFPARGDKPPVRLVWYEGLMPPRPDELEPGRDLTGGGHGILFVGENGKIMCPGWAGNPRIIPESKMQDYTLPPKTLLRVGGIYRDWIDACKQGHRASPTGAIPVRSLKPFCPVWWPCALRRNVTGTGMK; this comes from the coding sequence ATGAATTTTACAAAAAAATCAAGGCGACAATTTTTAAAAACAGCGGGCACTGCTGCAGCCGCTGTGAGTATTGTTCCGCGGCATGTTCTGGGCGGTTCCGGGTATACGGCGCCGAGTGACAGGCTGAATATTGTCATGATCGGTGTGGGCGGACAGGGTATGCAGAACACCAAAAATCTGCTGCAGCATGATGATGTCCGGATTACAGCGATTGCCGATACCGTGGACTGGGCGGATTACAGCTCGACTTATCACAAAGAACCCGGCGGCCGAAAACCGGCCTTTGAACGCATCACACGTCATTATGCAGCACAATCCGCGACAAAACACGAACCCGAGTGCCGGGTCTATGTCGATTTCCGCAGAATGCTGGATCAGGAAAAAGATTACGATGCGGTCGTGATCTCGACTCCGGATCATACGCATGCGGTCGCGGCTATGGCGGCGATTGAACGCCGGAAACATATTTATCTTGAAAAGCCGCTGGCGCATACAATCAGTGAAGTGAGGACATTGACCCAAGCAGCCCGCCAAGCCGGCATTGTCACCCAGCTGGGGCATCAGGGTCATGGTGATGAAGGGATTCGTCTGACGCGTGAATGGATCCAGGACGGCGCCATCGGAAATGTCACCGAGGTGCATGCCTGGACCCGGATCCGAATCCGGCCTGCAGCGGTCGGCCTACGGACAAACCGCCGGTACCGGAGGGTCTGGACTGGGATTTGTGGATCGGTCCTGCGCCGTTTCGTGATTATCATCCGGAATATATACCCAGCGGCTGGCGCTATTACTGGGATTTTGGTACCTCCAAGATTGGTGATTTTGGTTTTCATCATCGATATGGATCCCGCGTTTTATGCGCTGGATCTGGGATATCCGGAATGGGTGGAAGCGCGCAGCGCCTGGGGAGACCGGGAAAAGCGGCCGTTTACATCCATTGTTCATTACCAGTTTCCCGCGCGCGGGGACAAACCGCCGGTGCGTCTGGTGTGGTACGAAGGGCTGATGCCGCCGCGTCCGGACGAGCTGGAACCGGGACGTGATTTGACCGGTGGCGGGCACGGTATTCTGTTCGTCGGTGAAAACGGCAAGATCATGTGTCCCGGCTGGGCCGGCAATCCGCGTATTATTCCCGAATCGAAGATGCAGGACTATACCCTGCCTCCGAAAACCCTGCTGCGGGTCGGTGGGATCTATCGCGACTGGATTGACGCCTGCAAGCAGGGTCATCGAGCGAGTCCGACTGGAGCTATTCCGGTCCGTTCATTGAAGCCATTCTGTCCGGTGTGGTGGCCATGCGCACTGAGGAGAAATGTTACTGGGACTGGAATGAAATGA
- a CDS encoding B12-binding domain-containing protein, whose product MESLIEKIAYCVEFGKVDRQSPYPPDMKDQDGADELTKQALDENMTAKAILNESLVPAMSRVGKKFKANEIFVPQVLMSAKAMKAAMAHLKPFFQSGDIQQKGTFVIGTVAGDLHDIGKNLVSMMIEGGGWNVVDLGTDVKTEEFVKTIDENPGAVIGLSALLATTMVNMQSSVKEIKEQKPDTKILIGGAPVTDEFRKEIGADFYSPDPQGAVDYLNSMTG is encoded by the coding sequence ATGGAATCATTAATCGAAAAAATTGCTTATTGTGTTGAATTCGGCAAAGTGGACCGGCAGTCACCCTATCCCCCGGATATGAAAGATCAGGACGGCGCCGACGAGTTGACAAAACAGGCTCTGGATGAGAATATGACGGCCAAAGCCATTCTCAACGAGTCTCTGGTGCCCGCCATGAGCCGGGTTGGGAAAAAGTTCAAGGCGAATGAAATATTTGTACCTCAGGTGCTCATGTCGGCCAAAGCCATGAAAGCCGCTATGGCGCATTTGAAACCTTTTTTTCAGTCCGGCGATATCCAGCAAAAGGGCACCTTTGTCATCGGAACGGTGGCCGGCGATTTGCACGATATCGGCAAGAACCTGGTGTCCATGATGATCGAAGGCGGCGGCTGGAATGTGGTTGATCTGGGTACGGATGTGAAAACAGAAGAGTTTGTCAAGACCATTGACGAAAATCCGGGTGCGGTGATCGGCCTGTCGGCTTTGCTCGCCACCACTATGGTGAATATGCAGTCCAGTGTTAAAGAAATCAAGGAGCAAAAACCGGACACCAAGATACTGATCGGCGGGGCGCCGGTGACCGATGAGTTCCGCAAAGAGATCGGTGCGGATTTTTATTCGCCGGATCCGCAGGGCGCGGTTGATTATTTAAATTCAATGACCGGTTAA
- a CDS encoding uroporphyrinogen decarboxylase family protein, with the protein MNSKERVQQTLHHKTPDRIPVDFGSTAVTGIHCLIVEKLRRHYGLEQRPVKVVDPYQMLGEVDNELANVIGVDVVGAPPRNTLFGFPNDNWKPWVTPWGQTVQVGGDFYVSDSPKGGVYIHPGGDADAPPSGHMPSDAYFFDSIIRQEPIQEDKLDPVDNLEEFSPFTDADIAYWKDMAQEIKTCKKSVIGNMGGTALGDIALVPAPFAKHPRGIRDISEWYMSTVMRPDYVKTVFEKQVDIALKNLNTFASIMQDTIDSIFICGTDFGTQDSQFCSADTFRDLWLPYYKKVNDWIHAHTNWKTFKHCCGAVEPFLPLFIKAGFDIINPVQVNAKGMDPQHLKNEYGSDLVFWGGGVDTQKMLPYGKPDEVREQVLKHCGIFGKDGGFVFNTVHNIQANVPVENVVSMIEAVREFNG; encoded by the coding sequence ATGAATTCAAAAGAGCGTGTTCAGCAGACATTACATCATAAAACACCGGACCGTATTCCGGTTGATTTCGGGTCTACGGCGGTTACGGGGATTCACTGTCTGATCGTTGAAAAACTGCGCCGGCATTACGGTCTTGAACAAAGACCGGTCAAAGTTGTGGACCCGTACCAGATGCTGGGGGAGGTGGATAATGAACTGGCTAACGTCATAGGGGTGGATGTGGTCGGCGCGCCTCCGCGCAATACCCTGTTTGGATTCCCGAATGACAACTGGAAACCCTGGGTGACGCCCTGGGGACAGACCGTTCAGGTGGGCGGCGATTTTTACGTGAGCGACAGTCCCAAGGGCGGTGTGTATATACATCCCGGCGGTGACGCGGATGCGCCGCCCAGCGGTCATATGCCGTCGGATGCGTATTTTTTTGATTCCATCATTCGACAGGAGCCGATTCAGGAGGACAAGCTGGATCCGGTGGATAATCTGGAGGAATTTTCTCCGTTCACAGATGCGGACATTGCTTATTGGAAGGATATGGCGCAGGAAATTAAAACCTGTAAAAAGTCGGTGATCGGCAATATGGGCGGAACCGCGCTGGGTGATATCGCCCTGGTGCCGGCGCCGTTTGCCAAGCATCCCAGAGGCATACGAGATATCTCTGAATGGTACATGTCCACGGTCATGCGGCCGGATTATGTGAAAACTGTGTTTGAAAAACAGGTGGACATTGCACTGAAAAACCTGAACACGTTTGCTTCCATCATGCAGGATACGATTGATTCGATATTTATCTGCGGTACGGATTTTGGCACTCAGGATTCGCAGTTTTGCTCAGCGGATACCTTTCGGGATCTGTGGCTGCCTTATTATAAAAAGGTTAATGACTGGATTCATGCCCATACGAACTGGAAAACGTTCAAACACTGCTGCGGCGCGGTGGAGCCGTTCCTGCCGCTGTTTATCAAAGCCGGCTTTGATATTATCAATCCGGTTCAGGTGAATGCCAAAGGCATGGACCCGCAGCACCTGAAAAATGAATACGGCAGTGATCTGGTGTTCTGGGGCGGCGGCGTGGATACGCAGAAAATGCTGCCCTATGGAAAACCGGATGAGGTCAGAGAACAGGTTCTCAAGCACTGCGGCATATTCGGTAAAGACGGCGGTTTTGTGTTCAACACTGTTCATAATATTCAGGCCAATGTGCCGGTTGAAAATGTGGTTTCGATGATTGAGGCGGTCAGGGAATTCAATGGTTGA
- a CDS encoding vitamin B12 dependent-methionine synthase activation domain-containing protein, producing MIKTMNYTVQELDLNLKKVHAILGGNEQENAYTQSLARDLLDEIIDAEGLCGGYVFYDPAECIDKQHVRIEQVTFDVGKRAGGQLSGLGSAAVFVCTAGSEISNWTQDCLCNDALKGLIADVIASLITSEIAEKVRQQIARDVDKTGYNITNSYSPGYCDWSVSEQQKLFTLLPDGFCGVELNSNSLMIPIKSVSGLVGIGKSVTFQPFPCESCRRTDCAYRRVEGFH from the coding sequence ATGATCAAAACAATGAATTACACTGTCCAGGAACTTGACCTGAATTTAAAAAAAGTTCACGCTATTCTCGGCGGCAATGAGCAGGAAAACGCCTATACGCAGAGTTTGGCGCGGGACCTGCTTGACGAAATTATTGACGCTGAGGGATTGTGCGGCGGGTATGTGTTTTATGACCCGGCCGAGTGCATCGACAAACAACACGTCAGAATCGAACAGGTTACCTTTGATGTCGGAAAACGCGCCGGCGGACAATTATCCGGCCTTGGCTCGGCGGCTGTATTTGTGTGCACGGCAGGTTCCGAGATCAGCAACTGGACCCAGGACTGTCTATGCAATGACGCGTTAAAAGGCTTGATAGCTGATGTGATCGCGTCACTGATTACCTCGGAAATCGCTGAAAAAGTCCGGCAGCAGATCGCACGCGATGTGGACAAAACCGGATACAACATCACAAACAGCTACAGTCCGGGATACTGCGACTGGAGCGTTTCCGAGCAGCAGAAACTGTTTACTCTGCTGCCGGACGGATTCTGCGGGGTCGAGTTGAACAGCAACTCGCTGATGATCCCGATCAAATCGGTGAGCGGACTTGTCGGTATCGGTAAGTCTGTGACGTTTCAGCCGTTTCCCTGTGAATCCTGCCGGCGCACCGATTGTGCCTATCGCCGGGTTGAAGGCTTTCATTAA